In Podospora pseudopauciseta strain CBS 411.78 chromosome 2 map unlocalized CBS411.78m_2, whole genome shotgun sequence, the genomic stretch TTGCTCAGGATTTCGTCGCTGGCCTTTGTATCCAGGGGCAGCTGTTCATCGGCAGCGTTATTGACCTCCTGCACGAGGACCCAGGTGTCGTGGATCATGTCAAGAGCGCTGGAGTTCTTCATGTCGTCCACAACCTCGTCATCGGGATATCTCTCGGCCCAGAACGATTCCAGAGTGGTTCTTGAAATCTTGTACAGATCTACCAAAGCTTGCCGAGAAGCTGACGAAGTTAGAAGCCTGGCAATCCTcccaccttctccttgtgTGGCTGCTTGTGCATCAATCCAAAAAAGCCAAACCATAAGACGAGCCAACAGTGCCTTTTTCGGCTCCGGCCAGGCCGGATTCTCCGCATCTGCAGAAGTCAACatttggtggaggttgaaAGCCGTCAAGtactcctccatcatcttgcTGAGCCCACTCATCAGCATGCGGTTTCCTGCAGCATGGCGACGCTTCTGGTGCAGGTAAAGGAACCAAAAACAGGACATGGCATTCAGGGGGTCGATTTCGCGACTTCGGATCTCTGCCTCCAGCTGCTGATGCCCGAGACGATAGTTCTCATCGGCACGGGCAAACAGGGCGCCTTGGGATCCTGCTCGCCACGCCATTTCGTTCTGTGTTGCTGCCAGGAGGAGATGCAAGACAGCTTTGCTTTCGCGGGCTGTCTCCCACACAATAGCATGAGTAGACCAGTTGGGATTCTTCGcgctcccaaacccaaacgTCGCGCTGCTACGGTACCATGCCAAAGCCTTGCGCTCCGCTTGGGACGGGGATACGCCCAAAGGCAGAGGGGCGAGAAGGGCATCGGAGCTGATGTGCATATCCAATGTTGGTTCGGGATACGGGACAGGAAACCATGGCATGAAGTCCGAGCAGTCTAGGCCCGTGAGAAAGCTGAAGTCTGGGACTATGGGCAGGTCGCTCATCGACAAGTCAACGTCCGGCGTCCAAGTGGATGCTTGAGCCTGAATGAGTTGGTCATGTGTGTCGTTGACGGCGGGAGCTAAACGTCTGAGAGACCGACTTTCAGCTTGCGGGATGTCTTCCTCTGGCTGGTGGGTCTGTAGttccggaggaggaggccattcACACCCGGTCTTTTGCTTGACACACTTCAAGCAAACAGGGTGTCGCTCATCGCATTTGACATGTCTAGCACGGCACGTCAAGCAGCCTTGCATTGATGCTTGGTCAGTCAAGTGGCTACCCAACCCCACGGGGGATGCTTACCGTTCTTGGATCTCGTCCCGGTTCTCGGTTCAGCGGAGGACATAGAcatcttcttggtcttgccGACGCGATGTAAGCGTGTACCCGAGTTGGAACTTCGGCGAGGGTATGGGTAAGTGACAATGGCGTGATGGAAGTCGGGTCATCAGGTTACCTACAGATTCAAGTGGCGACCCATTTTTATCTTATTATCTTCTCTTCGCATGTCGTCCCTTCTTCGTTGGCGAAGGTGTGCttgcggggttggggttgtgacTATCCAGCCTCGTTCTCACAGAGTTGACCCCTCATGGTCCTGGTGGTTGAAGTGTCGGCTCGACAGACCAATCATCTTAGACCGTCGCGTGAAAGCACCAATCGTCTTGTTTCTTCTGCGCGGTTTCTGCATGCACCGAGAGGACAGGGCTTGAAGGACAAATATTGGGTACGCTGCTGTCATCTACAGCTCAGACTGGCCCAGCTGCAAGCATTGACACGAGGACTCAAGCCATGGTGTAAAAAGGTAAACTCTTTCTGTCTCTCTATCCTCATACGTAAGTATCTGCATACAGGTTTTCTTCCATTCGTCTGCTCTAACACCCATTACAAACCCAGGTGCGCCACTCGGCTAGCTGGCTTGCACCCTCCACAACTTCCAGTTATTCCTGCAATGGTCTCTGGTATGTCCTATCAAgccttcttgttctcggTGCTTCCGAGTGCTTGCAGTTTCTTGGCGTGGAATTGCTGTTAAATGTCAATCGTCACGATCAGGGAGATAAAGGGGGTCATTGGCTGAAGGAACCACTCACACCATCCACACCAGCCCCAACCAGCTTGAGCGGAATCTTTTGCAACAACCAAGGCACCGGAACATTGACACGGGTCACCTTGGCATCCTCATCTTTGACCTCTGGGTTCAAGAGGACATTCCTCGGAAGCAAAGGGTCGAAAATCGAGGGCCTTGCCAACCCAACCATATCGCAATCACCCCTCCTGagcgcctcctccatcccaagCCTGGTGGTGAAGCCGCCCGTAACCATCAATGGAATCCCGGCCAACTCCCGCTTAGCTACTCTGGCAAACTCGAGAAAGAAcgcctctcttttcttcgtGCTCTCGGCGAGCATCTCCCTGGGTTTGATATCCTCAAAACTGCCCCCGCTGATCTCGACAAAATCCAGCTCTGTCTTTGCCAGGAGTCGGAGCTGCTCGATGCTGTCTTCTTTGCCTTGCCTGTCGGTTTGCTGGTGATCCACGCTGTTTAGCTTGAGGCCTACGACGAACCCTTTGTATTCTTTGGTGGCTTCCCTCACGGCAGCGATGATCTCGAGGATGACGCGGGCTCGCTTGGCAGCTGTGCCACCGTAGGCATCGGTTCGCTTGTTGGAATGAGGGGAAAGGAACTGcgtgaggaggaagccgtGGGCGGCGTGGATCTGGACGCCGTTGAAGCCggctttggcgaggatgagggcggAGTGGGCGtgcttggtgatgagggatTGGATTTCGGGGAGGGTCATTTCTCGGGGGtgggcgaagaggagggtgcGGGCTATctttgggaggaggccggggCCTAGGTCAAGGggaatgggggagggggccaaGGGGGGTTCGAACATGGAGCGGGCTTTAGAGGCGAAGCGGAGGAGTTGTTTGCCCGGGTGGATTAGTTGGACTATTactggggatgggggggtggtggaggaggcaggGGGGCGGAAGGAAGCTGCCCAGGattggagggaggagaggagggtttcttcggggaggttgggttggttggccAGAAcggcgttggtggtgacTTGGAGGGGGTCGATGGCTACCGAGCCGGTGAGGATAAGGCCCCAGGAGCCGGTGgaccaggaggaggagatggcttttaattggggggaggggaggttggtggtgggatcgGCGCAGTCTTCGAACATGGAGGCTTTGGCGAGgcggttggggatggtgaggttggagacggggagggttaggggttgggagaggaggaggttagGTGATGGAGGCATTTTGGGTGTTGCTGAAGGGGCGGAAGGAGCTTTGGTGAGTATTGAAGATTCAGGGGGTCAAAGCGTGATATCAGGATACGGTGGTGTGGTCTGGAGTCAGCAACAGGTCCAGCTATGCAGTGGGCATGGTGGTGTTTATACTTGAGCATGGAGGCCTTGGTTTGTCTACTTCCGTTGCCCAAGTGGATCATGCCCGTTCCCATGTTTCCCTTTTGACTTCACTGCCTCACTTCCATAAGGCACGCGTATCACATTGGGTCATACGGCGGGCCTCGGTGTTGACGCTGGACCATCACCAAAGTGTCCGTTTAGCAGGTATTTTCTTCGAGATATTTGTCAAACGGACAAACTTTACCTTCTTGTCTAAGAAGTCACTCATCGAGGCTCCATATCTCGGAGACATATGATGGTCAGGGTGAGGCATGGGGTCTAGCTTTGCTTGTGTAAGCCATCGCGCGCGGTTTCTGTTTTGGGACTAGCGGCTgtgcaaccccaacccttgACACAAAGTCACTACAACCACTTGTTGATGACAATGAGGACAATGTTGGGATGGTTACACCAGCGGCCTACAATTTCTAAGCCCAGTAATAAGTGCTGTTGGAGTTGGTCTTCTGTTCGGTCAGTGCTGAATGCTGATGTTTCATCATTGGTGGTCTTGTCTTGTGCGGAGACTTTTATGTTTGGATGGAACAACCTTCGCCGCTGATGAAGAACCCCGAGGTTTGAAAGCGAGGTTGCGGATGTTTTCTTTTATCACACTTGAAGGTTTGTACTCCGTCAAAGCTTGGTGCAGACGAATAGGGACACGCCTATTTGATGGCAGAGtgtggggggtggaggcTTGTAGGGAAGGAACGTTCTCCTGATTACACCCCTTCCAGGCACTGTTAGTTTCCCCCTGGATTCTGCATATAAAAATTGTCTTCTCGACTACCCTCTCTAACAGATGGCTGAATGGGGGTGGGACTGCTGAGGCTCTTGCTGCTTCATGTTGGGGGGTTATAAGGTAACCTGGTAAGTGGTCATGTTGGGGAGTGAAGGTGGGAAGTAGCGGGACCGGAGGTGTGTCAAGGCAAGTTCCAATGAGGTGCGAAGGCAAGTTCAAGTGCTGTTAATTGCAGTGGCGTGACTTCTGTTGATTCTGTAAAGGAAGGAGAGAATCTGTCTTACACAACAGCTGAGCTGAGTGCCTTCCTTTCAGTCTGGTGTTGGCGGCAGTTGCTCTCACTGCTGCCTGTCCCTTCCTGTCATTACTTTTGCTGGTAAGGCAGTTGCGTCAAGCCAATGGAATGGGTCCTTGGCACGGttgccgttgctgttgctgttgctgctggagtACTTGCAGCAGAGCAATCTTGAATTACCAGCAGCGAGTTTTGACTCGACAGCAACTTTGATTTGACAGCAGTTTTTCTGACAGCATGTTGGTTTACCAGCAACTCAACTGCTCTTGGCCATAGAGAGCCATTGCAGCAAAGCATTAGCTTTGGTGTTGGCCTTCCTCCCTGCCACTGGTGTGGTGCCGACTGATATCTTTTCAAGGCAGTAGTTTGTTCAGAAAGCACATTCAGGGGATCGCTCCACCTTACCCCTTGCATTACTCGCCCGGCTTGTACAACGTCAGAAATGTTCCGGCTGTTTGATCCGACACAGTGGCTCTCCTCTCAGGTTCATGGTGTTCCGGACCCTTGGCTAAATGACGCTTGATCACTTGAACCGGTACCCTTATTAACGGCTCATTGTCTACACGGCACCCCCACATACCCCCATCACCATAATATTCCTCGATTGGCCAAAATCTGAAGCAAACCCAATTGATAGTTGGTGAGCATCTTTTGCTCGTTCCTGTGGACTTGGCTCTGCATCACACAGCAGACAACAAGCTTTCGCGCTATCACCATCGAACGTGGCCAAGCAAAAGTCATCACATATGGAGTTTTAGGAGTTTTACTTGCTGACGCCTTTTTGCAACCCTGAGATCAAATCCTCCCTTCGCACAATGACTCTTTTCAACCCTCCCGTTATGAGATCTGTGATGATGCTCACCGGGTAATTTCACCCGCGCAATATAGGAATCGGATGAGGAATTATGCAGCCATCGACCATCCTGGCCCCACGCAGTAGAGATTTGTCCGCTTACATGTTGCATGTAGGACTCGGCAGGTGAAGGTCTCGAAGGCTTTTACACATCGGATATCTTGTCTGCGCACCCGCCATCAAGGCTTCGCCAAGGAATACCACAACGCAGAGGCAGAGCCGCCATCGACACAACCACATGGCAAGATCCGGACCAGCCGCCGCTGCTACCCCACGAATGCCTGTTCATTACCGCCCAGTACCGCCCGACTGGTTATACGCACATGAACAAGTACGGACACGGACAAACGCCACAAACACCGCAGCTCCCTGGCGCAGCCCGCAACTGATATTGCTCCTCCCGAGGAGCCGTCAGCTTGAGGACTCGGGGTTTACTCGGTCGGCACCATCGTGGAAGATCGGCCGAGATCCCCTGCTGTTCCCCTGAAAGGCGCGTTTCCCACGTTCCCGTATATGGCGCCAACAAATGACGCTGCATCTCGAGATTAATCTTCCGCAAATCTCCCCAGTTGCACACCACAGGATCGGCTCGCCCAGGACCACATACACTCTCGTTCCGGGCTCGTCTGTTGTTCCTCGCTCACAGCCTACGTTCCTTACCATCAGCCCTGACCATGTTAATTTATTGACAACCGGCAAAACGCTTGAGTGATCCGATCCCAGTGCTCACAAGATCACAATCtcaaaagacaagaaaatCAGATTTAAACATGGGGAGACCGCCATACGATCTAGTGGGAAAAGTCGCACCACTCCCATTACCAGTCTTTTACCACGGACTCACCAGCCACCCCCTGTGGAAGCGGCCGACGAGGGCAAGATATCGGCTCATCCCGTCGATGAGTATATTTCGGGCTGCATTTTCCCAGATTCTCAAGCCACTTCCCCAGGATCTTACCCCAGACGACAAGAAGCGAGTCCCGGAGATCTCCATCGGCGTCTGTGTCTGCCCCTGATTACAAAAGGCTTTGTCATACAGCTCGCCTGCATCACGTTACAAGTCACAACATACGCCGCAGATCTTTCGCCTGATGTTAACTCTCGCCCCCTTTTGCGCCCTGTTGGGCTTGGCGGCAACCTCATATGCCAACCCATTCGACAAACAAGACGCACTTACCGACTGCCTGGTCGGATCAGGCGTTCCAATCAATGCACCTGGTTCGGCCGATTGGAAGCTTGATTCTGCCCCTTTCAACCTGCGGCTCAACTACACCCCCGTCGCTATTGCTgtcccaacaacagccaagCACGTTCAAGATGCCGTTGCTTGTGCTGCCGAGCTTGGGATCAAAGCCAATGCCAAATGCGGCGGGCACAGTTATGCATCATTCGGTCTCGGTGGCGAAGATGGCCATCTCACGATTGAGATGGACCGAATGAACAAGGTTGTCCTGGACAACAGCACCGGCATTGCAACGGTCGAAGGTGGCTCAAGGTTGGGTCACGTTGCCTGGGAGCTCTACCAGCAGGGTAGGAGGGGCTTCAGCCACGGCACATGTCCAGGGTGAGTTGTGATTTCCATTACATTGAATTCAGTTGACAGAATAGTGGGGCTAACCAGAAAGATAGGGTCGGAGTGGGAGGTCATGCACTTCACGGTGGGTATGGCATCAGCTCCCACACCAAGGGTTTAGCTCTTGACTGGATAGTTGGGGCCACCGTTGTCCTCGCCAATTCGACAATTGTCAATTGCTCCAAGACGGAGAATCCGGACTTGTTTTGGGCCATCCGTGGTGCAGGATCCTCCATGGGCGTTGTCACCGAGTTCAGATTCGACACCTTTGAGGTGCCTGAGAAGGTTACCTACTTCATTGCGCCAGTACAATGGCCAACAGAGGCCAGAGCTTTGGTTGGTGTCCGAGCCGTTCAGGAGTTTGCCAAGACTATGCCAATGGAGTTGAACATGCGTTTGTTCATCGCCAAGCGCTTCATCAATCTGGAGGGCCTGTATTATGGAGACAAGGCAGGCCTGCAAGCTGTTCTCGCACCTTTGCAAAAGATAACCAACGCAACACTCGCGGTGGCCACGACAGGTGGCTGGCTGGATCAAATCAAACACTTTGGCAACGGAGTCAATATTGATCAGGGGCACAATCTCGCGCAACATGAGACTTTCTACTCGACCAGTCTTTACACCAAGGCTTTGAGCGAAGAGAAGCTCGAGCAGTTCGTCAGCTACTGGTTCAAGCAGGCCAAGTCCAATCCTAGGGACTGGTATGTGCACATTGACTTGCACGGCGGTGAGAACTCAGCAGTCAGCTCTCAGGATGACGATTCAAGTGCCTATGCGCACCGAGATTATCTTTTGATGTACCTTCTGTATGACCGCATAGACAAGGGCACATATCCCGCCGACGGCCATACCATCATGAGCAACTTTGCCCGCAACATCACCGAGGGCCTGCCCAAAGAAGACTGGGGAATGTACATCAACTACCCTGACTCCAGGGGTCTTATGGACCAGGAAACAGCGCAGGTCAACTACTGGGGCAAGAATCTACCGAGACTTCAGGCAATCAAGAAGGCCGTTGATCCGAACGATGTCTTTCATTACCCCCAGGGTGTCTTGCCAACTACTGATACTAGAAGTCTCTGAGCGAGACCTGACATTGGTGGAAAGGACTAACGGTGTGAAGTCAGGGAGATACCCTTGTATATATGAGGAATGGGATAGACGCAAGATTCATTCAAATAAACTCGCAGTTTTCAATTCCAATGATATCAAAGCATCTGCTCCAAGCGCCCTACAAACTAGCAATCTCACATCATGTTTAGAACCAGCCAAACACCGAAGCTAATGAATGCGACCTTCACCAAGCTTCCTTTTAACCTTTCACTGCCGCTAGTCACTTCAGTCAAAGGCCCTCTAGGGCTTGCGACAGTCCTCACTGTTGTCTCATTTCCACCCACAAACGCCCTAGTCACATTCATCCTAgcaacccacccctccaaaaaccccTTCACAGCCCAATACGCCGGCTTCTTCTGATAATTCTCCGTCCAAAGACACGCATCGCCCTTCCCTGGAAACGTCCCCGGCACCCAGCTATACCGATCCGTAAACTGCCACACCGTCACCCCGACACACCTCTCTACCTCGAGACACGCCCTCACTGCCACAACATAATCACTTGCCTGCTGCTCCACCGCCAGCTCACTCGCAGTTTCCACATCCTCTTGCGCCACATCCAGCTCCGTCCAGGCGACATCCACCCCCAGATCAGCAAACCTTTGCAGAGTCGCTATCAAACTCTCCACGCTCGGCGTCTGGCCAACTGTGAAGTGAGCCTGGAGTCCCACACCATCAATTTTAATACCTTTACTCTGAAGCGACTTGACCAGTTCAACAGCGGCGGTTTGCTTTTCTGGTGCGGTCTCAAGGTTGAAGTCGTTGTAGTAGAGCTTTGTCTCTGGGGGCGCTACCTCCCTTGCAACCTCAAAAGAATGAGCGAtatactcctcccccaacacctcgAAAAACACCGAGTTGCGAAATGTTCCGTTTTCGTTTAGCGCCTCATTGACGACATCCCAGGCGTAGCAGGCACTGCCAAAGTGGGAGATTACCGAGGTGATGTGTGTTGTGATCAACTGTCGTAACGTGTCTGGTGTCCATGATGTGGAGGAGACAAAgggggggagttgggagtGCCAGGTCAGTGTGTGACAACGCAAGAGGTGGTTGTAGCTGTTGGCAAGGGAGGCGACTTGGTCAGAGGCGTTGAAGGAAAAGTCGCCTGGTTGGGGCTGGATGAGACCCCATTTTTGTGAGTTTTCTGGGGTGAGCTGGCCGAATTCGAGGGGGTTAGAGAGGATGTTTTGGTAGGTTGGGTCGGCGAAGTTATTGGTTTCGGTGGCAGTGCCAAAGTAGAGTTTTCcggcggagaggaagagggagtgtaggccggtggaggggggttcgCGGTTGGATTGGGcgattgttgttgttgccaagagggtggtggtggtcaggaGGATGGATATTCGTGTCATGGTGATTATGGTGAGTGTTAATGACTCGCAAGCCGTTCGTGACTTCTGTTTTCAAATGTCAAAATGACAGCTTCTCTGTATTTTCACCTGTTTTACACTATCGCTAACAGTTAACTGTCGTGAACAACTCGAGGGGGGAGCCCGGTTCTTGTATGTGTGCCGCTTTTGATGGCAGAAGATCTGGGGTATTTTCATGCTTGATTCGGCCGATTTCCGGGTTTTTGATAAGTTTAATTCACCTTTTTGGTCACTCGTTTGATCTCCATCTAGGGCTGTGCTTACCTTGTCGGCACCAAGTGAGCGCTCAGGACAATGCTCAGGCCATCGACGTTTCAGACGAAGAAGCAGCCCCTGGAGTCACGCATTCGGCAATTCAATGCTTTGAAAACAATGCAACAGACCACAAAACTTCATATATCACTGTTCCAGCTCAGtaatcaccaccaaaccattGGTTCACATGTGTGAGAGCTGTAGTTATAGCCtccgaaaagaagaagcaaaagggaCTCTAACCATCTATACCGTTTTGGGGGCAAAATGGTTTCAGGTAACGAAGTCTCTTTCACTAGACTTTGCAGTACAGAAAAACATATTAATGTGTTGCGGCTGGTTTTTTCctattttttcttctttccttttcgTTATTAATGCTCCATTTGATTATTGGCAGTTCCAGGTTTCCAGAGACTTTGCCATGATCTGATGATAACTGGttacccctgaacccctttTTACGCCTTATCAGCCCGCAGTCTGCAATCAAGGTACCATGGGCATCCATTGGCCAATGGACAATATCTtgcatcaaccaccaccaacttcaGCTGCACTGTGTCGACTGTTAAAGATGTGCAGGTTCCCCGCTGCCAAGTTGGACTGTGCCACAGCTCGGTTCCATCCCCGTCCTTTCCACGGAAGTATCGCGCCATTCGATAATGGAAGAAAGGTGTGAGTAGCCGAGCGAACATGCATGCGGTTTGGGGGTCGGAGCTCAATCAGGACGATAAGGTGCTCTCGAATGTGGGCACCAGTTGGTGTGAGAAGCCgattggtgggggaggggatagATTGCGTACGAGATGCATGTGCTGTCGCGCAATCCGGACCAACGCCCGGACGCCTTGTCTTAAACCGGTGTGCGGATGTAACGACGGCAGGGCTAGCGCCCGGTGGGATTCTCACAAGGTCAACTCCGTCACCTGCCACATGAGCGAGGAAGTTTTATTCTAGAACTGCTGTTCACCTTCTTTCCCGCACCACCTCGCCTGTCGatcatcaacagcacagCAACAATGACCGAGGAAAAGGCAGCATCTCCAGCCCCCGAGGCGGCCACCAAGGCTCAATCACCGCCACCTGCCGCTGATtcgtcaccaaccccagAACCAGCCCAGCCAGAGCCTGCCCATATTCAAGCTGACGATGAGGAGCCTGATGAGACTGATGTGGACTCGTCGTGGGGAGAGGTAGGATATCGGACCGCCTCTGGTCACATTCTATTCCTTTTGCTGACAAGTCACAGGACGCCGTCTCCTCGACTGCTAGCATCTCTAGTTCCATCTTGGACTACAGAAAAGAGAACGGGCGCACTTATCACGCCTATAGAGACGGAAGTTAGTGGCAGCCAAGTCTTGTGACAGGTGGAGAACACTAGTGGTGATAGTGATACTAACACAGTGTAACAGAATACCTGATCCCCAATGATGAACAAGAAAACGAGCGTCTTGATTTTCAACACCATCTTTGGTATCTGACTCTCGATGGTCGGTTGGGATTCGCTCCTCCCGCTCATCCTGAAGCCAAATTTGCTGGTCGGGTTCTCGATGTTGGCACTGGTACAGGTATCTGGGCTATTGATTTTGGTGATGAGCATCCAGATGCTCATGTTATCGGCGTCGACCTCTCACCGATTCAACCGAGCTTGTAAGCGCCTCGGTTTCTTGCAATGGAGACAGAATTATAGGCAACTGCTGACATTGAGTTTCCACTACAGCACACCTCCCAATGTCCACTTTCAAATCGACGATCTGGAGGACGAATGGACCTTCTCACAGCCATTTGACTACATTCACGTTCGCGCCATGTCCGGTTCAATCAAGAACTGGTCTGCATTTCTTGAAAGATGCATCGAGTATGAACCCACCCAAAATCTTTCTCAATTGCTTCTGACATGCGAAAATAGAAACTTGAAGCCTGGCGGTTGGCTCGAAGTTCAAGAACCGGGCAGACCCATTGCCGACGATGACACATTCCCCCCTGACTGTGCTCTCGCCAAAGCTACCGCTCTTTTTGCGGAAGGtctcgcagcagcaggctcGCCGCTTCTTGACGTCTTCACTCTCAAGGACTTGTTCAACGGAGCCGGCTTTGTCAGCTACGATGAAAAGCGGGCTTATTGGCCCAGCAACCCTTGGCCCAAAgacaagaagctcaaggagattgCCATGTGGTCCAACACAAACCTCTCCGCCGGCGTTGAGGGTttcttgatggcggtggcgacACGCTTCTTGGGCTGGAGTCTGCCAGAAGTCACTGTTCTTTCTGCTCAAGCAAGAGCTGATCTCAACGACAGAAGAATCCATGCCTATTGGCCAGTGTAAGTTTGCCTGATGGTGGCTGTTGATTTGGTTCAAAGCTAACAAGACTTTGCAGCATCTCTGCATTTGCGCAAAAGCCCGAGTGAAAAACACGAGGATGTTGCTTGCTTTTTGAATACCCATTATGTACCTAAATGCTACCATGTATCTAACGTCTATTAAGCATTACCATCGTGTCATTAGTCGTCGTTCCCAATTTTGAGTCCCACCCCCAGTGCCTATCTTCCAGCAATTGAAATACCATGCCAGCTTTTCCAACCTTTGTTGTCTCAACCTATACAGCAGATATATGGCTCATAGTCCGACCCAACGCTGCCTCCTCCCGCTGTCCTTCAGTCTTGAGTGCTGCGGAAAACTTGCTAGCAGCACGAATCTTATCACCATAAGCAACAAAACACAATGGAACGGCTGCCAAAGCTGCACTGATACCAGCAAGCAATGCACAAGACTTGGCAATACCCAAAGCCTTGAGCATATCTTCGATAGCGAGTGGGAGGAGAGCACCAGCAACACTACGCGTGGTGCCCAATGCCGCCAGGGCAGAGGCAGAGTAGATACCATACGCATCCGCAACGTACTAATCTTGATGAGTAAAAAGTCCAGGATGCTTGTGAAAGTGAGTACTCACGTTGATCATTGCTACCCACATGATATTGTAAGCAATTCCATAAGGCACAGTTGCGATAAAGGGGACCGCCCAATGCACATCGGACCGAGCAGACAGTCCAATCCACAGGATTGAGATGACGAAAAACGGGCCTCCAATGCAGGCCAGAGGGAGGCGGAAGTACTCTGCTCTCTTCGTAGGGTGTTTGGCGCTGAGCCGAAGAGTAACTGGGTCGCACCACCAGCAGATGAAGCAGCCGATGATAGTTCCAAGACCAACTTAAGAGATGATAAGCTTTGCGCTAGGTAGGTACTGAAAACAGTAGTTGGGAGGAGCACTTACTAATCGTAAACAATAGCCCTGAAACACCAGGACTGAATCCGTACACGCCCACGAAAATAGCGTAATAGATCTGGACCATCCTGTGACCGGTTGTCAGTATAATTCAACGCATGAAGATCCAGCCGACGTACATGTAGAACACCGAGTAAATAAACCCGATGTAAAGAGATGTgagaaccaccaccatctctcCACATAGCAACTCCAACGGGCGCAGCAAGGTTGTTTTCTACCCCTATTTGTCAGCCCCATTCCCCTTAATCCTCTTAGGGATACATGTCACAAACTCACCAAAGTGACAAAGACACTCTTCTGACTCAACTCCGCCGGTgccacccacctcctcccatcctccctcgGCTCCTCCTTattcaacctctccgccttcctcttcaaaaTCTTGGCCGCCAACGTCTCAGGGATGGCCAACACTGAAGCCAGCGTGACTCCCGCAAAGATCAACGCGATCCTATTTCGTCGTCAGCCCCCCTCATCTCTTTTTACCCATAATTTCTGAAAGTACTCACCAAAaaacccacctccaccccaaaaTCCCTcccacaaacccccccaaaactgGC encodes the following:
- a CDS encoding uncharacterized protein (COG:S; EggNog:ENOG503PBJ6), which encodes MTEEKAASPAPEAATKAQSPPPAADSSPTPEPAQPEPAHIQADDEEPDETDVDSSWGEDAVSSTASISSSILDYRKENGRTYHAYRDGKYLIPNDEQENERLDFQHHLWYLTLDGRLGFAPPAHPEAKFAGRVLDVGTGTGIWAIDFGDEHPDAHVIGVDLSPIQPSFTPPNVHFQIDDLEDEWTFSQPFDYIHVRAMSGSIKNWSAFLERCIEYEPTQNLSQLLLTCENRNLKPGGWLEVQEPGRPIADDDTFPPDCALAKATALFAEGLAAAGSPLLDVFTLKDLFNGAGFVSYDEKRAYWPSNPWPKDKKLKEIAMWSNTNLSAGVEGFLMAVATRFLGWSLPEVTVLSAQARADLNDRRIHAYWPVISAFAQKPE
- a CDS encoding uncharacterized protein (COG:S; EggNog:ENOG503NX5Z), whose amino-acid sequence is MEKAEVEEKVTPFPVVNSSSSSSGSSIHDTISLASNHDDNASSPTPPDQQEYAVVSFSPNDPENPYNWSMKKKSILLLCATLTCLNSTMGSTIASANLFPLLSAEFHVPVGPQSVLPASLYLMGFCFGPIIFAPLSETYGRKPILVTGFLLFVASTAGASVAPSWWSFLLMRFLCGTFGSPPLSVFGGVIADCFGDEVQRGRMLMVWSASTFVGPLGAPVLGGFVGGILGWRWVFWIALIFAGVTLASVLAIPETLAAKILKRKAERLNKEEPREDGRRWVAPAELSQKSVFVTLKTTLLRPLELLCGEMVVVLTSLYIGFIYSVFYMMVQIYYAIFVGVYGFSPGVSGLLFTIIGLGTIIGCFICWWCDPVTLRLSAKHPTKRAEYFRLPLACIGGPFFVISILWIGLSARSDVHWAVPFIATVPYGIAYNIMWVAMINYVADAYGIYSASALAALGTTRSVAGALLPLAIEDMLKALGIAKSCALLAGISAALAAVPLCFVAYGDKIRAASKFSAALKTEGQREEAALGRTMSHISAV